Proteins from a genomic interval of Vreelandella profundi:
- a CDS encoding acyl-CoA dehydrogenase: MNVYAAPVRDLRFVLEELLAHRSLNLPGFEEATPDLVEAVLEEAAKLAGDVWGPLNASGDRQGAKRHTDGSVTSPDGFAAAYQAYVEGGWNGIGVSAALGGQNLPEVVASAVQEMLHGANMALGLCPMLTAGAIEALAHHGSDALKSIYLPKLVEGSWTGTMNLTESQAGSDLSQVRTRAVPENDHYRISGQKIYITWGEHEAADNIIHLVLARKPDAPQGNKGISLFLVPKLLVNDDGSLGERNDVTCASIEHKLGIHGSPTCTLSFGENGGAIGYLVGQEGRGLNHMFTMMNEARHKVGIQGIGVAERACQHAFAYALERRQGRAPASRGGAECSISDHLDVRRMLLSMRSRTDALRALALYCAAELDTARHADDHDTRSAAQARADILIPVIKSFSTDQAVDIASMGIQVHGGMGYVEETGAAQLLRDARIAPIYEGTNGIQALDLAGRKLQRDGGEALTALLDDVAITVEQLNANPALAALGSGLAAGLDDLKTAQAIVLKQGADPEIGADAVQAYATPFLSLTGHVLCAWQMGQAALSAQAALDNGSDDPFYTAKLRSAEFAITQWLPVGRAQRAVIEAGMQCLSDFEVH, encoded by the coding sequence ATGAATGTTTACGCCGCGCCCGTACGCGACTTGCGCTTTGTACTCGAAGAGCTGCTCGCGCATCGCTCGCTAAACCTGCCAGGCTTTGAAGAAGCCACGCCCGATTTAGTTGAGGCAGTGCTCGAAGAAGCGGCAAAGCTTGCGGGTGATGTCTGGGGGCCGCTCAATGCTAGCGGTGATCGGCAGGGTGCCAAGCGTCATACCGATGGCAGCGTGACGTCACCGGATGGCTTTGCAGCGGCCTATCAGGCGTATGTAGAGGGTGGCTGGAACGGTATTGGCGTGTCTGCGGCGTTAGGTGGGCAGAACTTGCCTGAAGTGGTGGCCAGTGCCGTTCAGGAAATGCTTCACGGTGCCAATATGGCGCTGGGTCTTTGCCCCATGCTAACCGCTGGCGCTATTGAGGCTCTTGCGCACCACGGCAGCGATGCCCTCAAATCCATTTACTTGCCCAAATTAGTGGAAGGTAGCTGGACGGGCACGATGAACCTTACCGAATCCCAAGCGGGGTCGGATCTTTCCCAAGTGCGCACGCGCGCCGTGCCCGAAAACGACCACTACCGCATCAGCGGTCAGAAAATCTATATCACCTGGGGCGAGCACGAGGCCGCTGACAACATTATTCATCTGGTCCTGGCCCGAAAACCCGATGCGCCGCAAGGCAATAAAGGCATCTCACTGTTTTTAGTACCCAAGCTTTTGGTCAATGACGACGGCTCGCTGGGTGAGCGCAACGACGTTACCTGCGCATCCATTGAGCACAAGCTGGGTATTCACGGTTCCCCTACCTGCACGCTAAGCTTTGGCGAAAACGGCGGCGCGATTGGCTACTTGGTCGGCCAAGAAGGGCGTGGCCTGAATCATATGTTTACTATGATGAACGAGGCGCGCCACAAAGTAGGTATTCAAGGCATTGGGGTGGCTGAGCGTGCCTGCCAGCATGCCTTCGCTTACGCGCTTGAGCGACGTCAGGGACGGGCGCCGGCATCCCGTGGCGGCGCTGAATGCAGTATTAGCGATCATCTCGACGTGCGCCGTATGCTGCTTTCAATGCGCTCGCGTACCGATGCATTGCGGGCACTGGCGCTGTATTGCGCCGCCGAGCTGGACACAGCCCGTCATGCAGACGATCACGATACGCGCAGCGCTGCTCAGGCCCGCGCCGATATTCTTATTCCGGTGATTAAAAGTTTTTCCACTGACCAAGCGGTCGATATCGCGTCCATGGGCATTCAAGTGCACGGTGGGATGGGCTACGTGGAAGAGACCGGCGCTGCCCAGCTGCTGCGCGATGCGCGCATTGCCCCGATTTACGAAGGCACTAACGGTATTCAGGCGCTTGATTTGGCGGGGCGTAAGCTTCAACGCGACGGCGGCGAAGCGCTGACTGCACTGCTAGACGACGTTGCCATTACCGTCGAACAACTCAACGCTAACCCCGCACTTGCTGCGTTAGGCAGTGGCTTAGCCGCCGGCTTAGACGATCTAAAAACTGCCCAAGCGATAGTGCTCAAGCAGGGCGCCGACCCTGAAATAGGGGCGGACGCGGTACAGGCCTACGCCACGCCGTTTCTCAGCTTAACCGGGCACGTGCTGTGCGCCTGGCAGATGGGGCAAGCGGCGCTTAGCGCTCAGGCCGCGCTTGATAACGGCAGCGACGATCCTTTCTACACTGCCAAACTGCGCAGCGCAGAGTTTGCTATCACTCAGTGGCTGCCGGTTGGCCGCGCCCAGCGTGCGGTCATTGAGGCGGGCATGCAGTGTCTGAGTGACTTTGAGGTTCATTGA
- a CDS encoding VOC family protein, with amino-acid sequence MLTGLDHLVVTVTDMGRAVDFYSRVLGLDVRYRDAQRVDLMLGDTALRLHQTDTDIAPVSATPTPGSLDLCLRCQLPLDEFKQHLDALAIEVELGPVARQGANGPIESIYLRDPDGNLLEICRPSSR; translated from the coding sequence ATGCTAACAGGTCTGGATCATCTTGTTGTTACCGTCACGGACATGGGCCGCGCAGTAGATTTTTACTCTCGCGTGCTGGGCTTAGACGTACGCTATCGCGATGCCCAGCGGGTCGATCTAATGCTGGGGGATACCGCGCTACGCCTGCATCAAACAGACACCGATATCGCCCCCGTCTCAGCAACGCCCACCCCCGGCAGCCTGGATTTATGCCTGCGCTGCCAGCTGCCGCTGGACGAATTTAAGCAGCACCTGGACGCCTTGGCGATTGAGGTTGAGCTTGGCCCTGTGGCTCGCCAAGGCGCCAACGGGCCGATTGAGTCCATTTACCTACGCGATCCGGACGGCAACCTGCTGGAGATTTGCCGGCCTTCTTCACGTTAA
- a CDS encoding lysophospholipid acyltransferase family protein — protein MTQHRSESDRRFSKASAISGLWRHLSGWSLSRLWRVSSALGPQVYRFSKRERFITERNLGVVYPDLSVAERKTLARHSLRHSTATMLELGHAWMAEPDSVEAGILAVFGREKLDSAREQGRGVIVLAPHFGNWEVLNFWLSSHFPFTAMYEPPKITALDPIIRHGRERMGASLVPTNPRGVAALLKALKRSEAIGILPDQEPDWGSGVFAPFFGRDAYTATLLPKLVARTQARVVTGVALRVPGKGFEIHFLDADERVYSADDVESATGVNASVENAIALDPAQYQWEYKRYRKVVQEQQQLPNFRDFRPY, from the coding sequence ATGACTCAACACAGGTCTGAATCCGATCGGCGTTTCTCAAAAGCCAGTGCCATTAGCGGGCTTTGGCGTCATTTGTCAGGCTGGTCGCTTTCACGCCTGTGGCGGGTTTCCTCGGCCCTAGGGCCGCAGGTTTACCGCTTTAGTAAGCGCGAACGTTTTATCACGGAGCGCAACTTAGGCGTTGTTTACCCCGACCTTTCGGTTGCCGAGCGCAAGACGCTTGCCCGGCATAGCCTGCGCCACTCAACGGCAACCATGTTAGAGCTAGGGCATGCCTGGATGGCGGAGCCAGATAGCGTAGAAGCCGGTATTCTGGCGGTCTTTGGGCGCGAAAAACTCGACAGTGCCCGGGAGCAAGGCCGTGGAGTGATCGTGCTAGCCCCGCACTTTGGTAACTGGGAGGTGCTCAACTTCTGGTTGTCGAGCCACTTCCCCTTTACCGCGATGTACGAACCACCCAAAATTACCGCTCTGGATCCTATTATTCGCCATGGCCGAGAGCGTATGGGTGCAAGCCTGGTGCCGACGAATCCTCGCGGCGTCGCGGCATTGCTCAAAGCGCTTAAGCGTAGCGAAGCTATTGGCATATTGCCCGATCAGGAACCCGACTGGGGCAGCGGTGTTTTCGCACCTTTTTTTGGTCGCGATGCCTACACCGCTACGCTGCTGCCGAAACTAGTGGCTCGTACCCAGGCAAGAGTAGTGACCGGCGTGGCGCTACGCGTTCCTGGCAAAGGCTTTGAGATCCACTTTCTAGATGCCGACGAGCGCGTCTATAGCGCCGATGACGTGGAGTCTGCCACGGGAGTCAACGCTAGCGTGGAGAATGCCATTGCCTTGGACCCCGCGCAGTATCAGTGGGAGTACAAACGCTACCGTAAGGTGGTGCAAGAACAGCAGCAATTGCCCAACTTCCGCGACTTTCGGCCGTATTGA
- a CDS encoding glucan biosynthesis protein, with protein MVLLGCTIASAAFADDDRHFNAVIDCAQQLAKNTYQAPEETLPDALRDLSYDTYRQIRFDPENAYWKDESPFNLQLFHSGFLFQTPIALNVIENGSVASLPFAPEDYNYDGNAEALKEQDLSGSGHAGFRLHYPLNNEEYADEVAVFLGASYFRIVGRDQVYGLSTRGLAIDTTSPEGEEFPAFREFWFYKPAADADHLELLALLDSPSVSGAYRFIIRPGDDTQVEVEAELFARDDIAKLGVAPLTSMFTYGEASRERPDDFRPQVHDSDGLLMHTGSDEWIWRPLNNPDDLHTSVFVDASPQGFGLMQRERDFNRYLDTEAQYHRRPSQWVEPLDDWGPGHVELVEIPTDDETNDNIVAYWVADDALKAGESRRLHYLTYTLNAQPENNMLGQVIRTRHGRVGIITQEDSDSSEQRQFIVDFQGGALDKLAADQPVELDISIQNGEVLLPQVTALPNKGWRASFRLPASDQPSDVSLRLTVNGEPVSETWNYVWYPDV; from the coding sequence ATAGTACTACTCGGCTGTACGATCGCATCGGCTGCGTTTGCCGACGATGATCGGCACTTCAACGCTGTGATAGATTGCGCGCAGCAGCTTGCTAAAAATACGTACCAAGCCCCCGAAGAGACGCTGCCCGATGCGCTGCGTGACCTTAGTTACGATACCTATCGGCAAATTCGCTTTGATCCAGAAAATGCTTATTGGAAAGACGAAAGCCCGTTTAACTTACAGCTTTTCCACAGCGGCTTCCTTTTCCAAACCCCCATTGCGCTCAATGTTATTGAGAACGGCAGCGTCGCCTCCCTGCCGTTTGCGCCCGAGGATTACAACTACGACGGCAATGCCGAAGCGCTGAAGGAACAGGATTTATCGGGTAGCGGTCATGCGGGATTCCGCCTGCACTACCCACTCAATAACGAAGAGTACGCAGACGAAGTAGCGGTTTTCCTTGGCGCGAGCTATTTTCGCATCGTAGGACGTGATCAAGTGTACGGGCTCTCGACGCGAGGGCTGGCGATCGATACGACTTCCCCTGAAGGCGAAGAGTTTCCAGCGTTTCGCGAATTTTGGTTTTATAAGCCCGCCGCCGATGCCGATCACCTTGAGCTATTGGCACTGCTGGATAGCCCTTCTGTCAGCGGCGCCTATCGCTTTATTATCCGGCCCGGTGACGATACGCAGGTTGAAGTAGAAGCCGAGCTGTTTGCGCGAGACGACATCGCCAAGCTAGGCGTTGCCCCACTCACCAGCATGTTCACGTACGGCGAAGCGAGCCGCGAGCGCCCGGACGATTTTCGCCCGCAGGTACACGATTCAGATGGGCTACTAATGCATACCGGTAGCGATGAGTGGATCTGGCGACCGCTGAACAATCCTGATGATCTTCACACGTCAGTGTTTGTTGATGCCTCGCCACAGGGGTTTGGTCTCATGCAGCGCGAGCGCGATTTTAACCGCTACTTAGATACGGAAGCCCAATATCATCGGCGCCCCAGCCAGTGGGTGGAGCCCTTAGACGACTGGGGCCCTGGTCACGTTGAGCTGGTTGAGATCCCCACTGACGATGAAACTAACGACAATATCGTTGCCTACTGGGTTGCCGATGACGCGCTGAAGGCCGGTGAGTCTCGCCGCCTGCACTACCTTACCTATACGCTCAATGCTCAGCCAGAAAACAATATGCTTGGGCAAGTCATTCGCACCCGCCATGGCCGTGTCGGCATTATCACGCAGGAAGATTCCGACTCATCAGAGCAGCGCCAATTTATTGTCGATTTCCAGGGGGGTGCGCTAGATAAGCTAGCAGCCGACCAACCGGTTGAGCTTGATATCAGTATCCAAAACGGTGAGGTGCTGTTGCCTCAAGTCACCGCGCTACCTAATAAGGGCTGGCGCGCCAGCTTCCGACTGCCCGCCAGCGATCAGCCTAGCGATGTTAGCCTCAGGCTGACTGTCAACGGCGAACCGGTTAGCGAAACCTGGAATTACGTGTGGTATCCAGATGTCTGA
- a CDS encoding mannose-1-phosphate guanylyltransferase/mannose-6-phosphate isomerase gives MIQPVILSGGSGTRLWPLSREQMPKQFLRLTSPQSLLQQTLSRLIGLTDKAPMLMGHQSHRFLMAEQLREMNQAATLVLEPEGRNTAPAIACAALLARQAGDDPLLLVLPADHEIGDVSAFQHSVALATPLAEAGYLVTFGVVPTQPETGYGYIGCGAPLEGGHHLAAFIEKPDAERAAELVASGNYLWNSGMFLLRASSYLEQLERLQPTMLAACEEAVSSAHRDLDFLRLGEEAFCRCPADSIDYAVMEHCERAAVVPLRAQWSDIGSFDALWATVACDEAGNAVKGDTWLTDTQDSLVIAEHRLVATLGVQNLIVVETSDSVLIAHREQAQQVKQLVAALSQAGRREPECAPQVQRPWGSFQAMDSGERYQVKHITVKPGGRLSLQRHHHRAEHWVVVSGTARVTLEERSFLVSENQSTYIPIGALHRLENTGKIPLELIEVQSGSYLGEDDIERLDDVYARNNNE, from the coding sequence ATGATTCAGCCGGTAATTTTAAGCGGTGGTAGCGGCACTCGGCTTTGGCCGCTATCAAGAGAGCAAATGCCTAAACAGTTTTTGCGCTTAACGTCGCCGCAGAGTTTGTTGCAGCAAACGCTCAGCCGCTTGATCGGGCTGACCGATAAAGCCCCGATGCTGATGGGGCATCAGAGTCACCGGTTCTTAATGGCCGAACAGCTGCGCGAAATGAATCAAGCGGCCACGCTGGTGCTGGAGCCCGAAGGGCGTAATACCGCACCCGCAATTGCCTGTGCGGCATTGCTGGCGCGGCAAGCCGGCGATGATCCGCTACTCTTGGTGCTGCCGGCGGATCATGAGATAGGCGATGTTAGCGCGTTTCAGCACAGCGTTGCGCTTGCTACGCCGCTCGCCGAAGCAGGCTACCTGGTGACGTTTGGCGTCGTGCCGACCCAGCCTGAAACCGGCTATGGCTACATTGGCTGCGGTGCGCCTTTAGAGGGCGGGCATCATCTTGCCGCCTTTATCGAAAAGCCCGACGCCGAGCGCGCCGCTGAGCTGGTAGCCAGCGGCAACTACCTGTGGAACAGCGGCATGTTTTTGCTGCGTGCCTCCAGCTATTTAGAGCAGTTAGAGCGCCTGCAGCCGACGATGCTCGCGGCCTGCGAGGAGGCGGTTAGCTCGGCCCATCGCGACTTAGATTTTCTGCGCCTGGGCGAAGAAGCTTTTTGCCGCTGTCCGGCGGACTCTATCGACTATGCGGTCATGGAACACTGCGAGCGCGCCGCGGTGGTGCCACTGAGAGCGCAGTGGAGCGACATCGGTAGCTTCGATGCGCTGTGGGCAACAGTGGCGTGCGATGAGGCTGGCAACGCTGTCAAAGGCGATACCTGGTTAACCGATACCCAGGACTCGCTGGTGATTGCCGAGCACCGTTTGGTGGCAACGCTGGGTGTGCAGAATCTGATTGTTGTTGAGACATCTGACAGCGTATTAATCGCTCACCGTGAGCAGGCGCAGCAGGTCAAACAGCTGGTGGCGGCACTCTCTCAGGCGGGGCGTCGCGAGCCTGAATGCGCGCCTCAGGTTCAGCGTCCTTGGGGAAGCTTTCAAGCGATGGATAGCGGCGAGCGTTATCAGGTAAAGCACATTACCGTGAAACCCGGTGGGCGGCTTTCGCTGCAGCGCCACCACCATCGCGCTGAACATTGGGTGGTGGTGAGCGGCACGGCACGGGTAACGCTTGAAGAGCGGAGTTTCTTAGTCAGTGAAAATCAGTCGACCTATATTCCCATCGGGGCGCTTCACCGGCTGGAAAACACCGGCAAGATTCCTCTTGAACTGATCGAGGTGCAGTCGGGAAGCTATCTGGGTGAGGACGATATTGAGCGCTTAGACGATGTGTATGCTCGCAACAATAACGAGTGA
- a CDS encoding MFS transporter: MSPQLLAMALAPLLGLFILGIGNGFLATLITVRLDAAGESATVIGIVSSAYFIGLALGALVNDRLLLRIGHIRAYGSFASLVAVTVLLQGLFFDPWAWFGLRLIGGWATVGVYLVIESWLLTAGDQKVRGRLLALYMISLYGAGVLGQLLLGVTNAMGVTAPFMVIGLLASLSVLPMAMIPRVSPIMEHAEPLPPHRLIMLTPTGVMGSLGSGMVVAAAYTLLPLYLQRNGMSVSQVGQMMAVVILGAMLLQYPIGRWSDRHDRQMVLIGISGFCVLISAAMLWLPLSTPLLAVLLFLLGGGVFALYPVAVSHAADRAPAGALVRMSQGLLLINSIGATLSPLMISPVMTAIGDAGLFWAFGSLSLFLVMFFSWRRHVRPAPVPVAPFTPTTPMTAAGAELVVTEELMQGALEHEYLEDLSDVVWDVDAVEPVVGPPAEDESHITYYDDVEQVGVRK; encoded by the coding sequence ATGTCGCCGCAACTATTAGCCATGGCGCTGGCGCCCCTGTTAGGGCTATTCATTCTCGGGATTGGCAACGGTTTTCTTGCCACCTTAATTACCGTGCGCCTGGACGCCGCCGGTGAGTCGGCCACAGTGATCGGTATTGTGTCGTCGGCTTACTTTATCGGCTTAGCGCTGGGTGCGCTGGTGAACGACCGTCTGTTGCTGCGCATTGGTCACATTCGGGCCTACGGCAGTTTTGCCTCACTCGTCGCGGTTACGGTACTGCTGCAGGGCTTGTTTTTCGATCCCTGGGCATGGTTTGGACTACGCCTAATCGGCGGCTGGGCGACGGTGGGCGTTTATTTGGTCATTGAGAGCTGGCTGCTGACCGCCGGGGATCAAAAGGTCCGAGGGCGCCTGCTAGCGCTGTATATGATTTCGCTGTACGGGGCCGGGGTGTTGGGCCAGCTGCTGCTAGGGGTGACTAACGCCATGGGCGTCACCGCGCCCTTTATGGTGATTGGCCTGCTGGCCTCGCTGTCCGTCCTGCCAATGGCAATGATTCCCCGCGTCTCGCCGATCATGGAGCACGCCGAGCCGCTGCCTCCCCACCGTTTGATTATGCTGACCCCCACCGGAGTGATGGGTAGTTTGGGCTCGGGGATGGTGGTTGCGGCGGCGTATACGCTGCTACCGCTCTATTTGCAGCGTAACGGTATGAGCGTTAGCCAGGTGGGGCAGATGATGGCGGTGGTGATTCTGGGGGCTATGCTGCTGCAGTATCCGATTGGCCGCTGGTCGGACCGCCACGACCGTCAGATGGTGTTGATTGGGATTAGCGGCTTCTGTGTATTGATCTCGGCGGCGATGCTCTGGCTGCCGCTCTCGACACCGCTGCTAGCGGTGTTGCTGTTCTTGCTGGGCGGTGGGGTGTTTGCGCTTTACCCCGTCGCGGTTAGCCACGCCGCTGACCGTGCACCTGCGGGTGCGTTAGTGCGTATGAGCCAGGGGTTGCTGTTGATCAATTCGATTGGCGCCACGCTCAGCCCGCTAATGATTTCACCGGTCATGACGGCAATAGGCGACGCAGGGCTATTCTGGGCTTTTGGTTCGCTCAGCCTGTTCCTGGTGATGTTCTTTTCCTGGCGTCGTCATGTGCGTCCAGCGCCGGTGCCCGTGGCTCCGTTTACGCCGACAACGCCAATGACCGCAGCGGGCGCCGAGCTAGTGGTGACCGAAGAGTTGATGCAAGGCGCGCTGGAGCACGAGTACCTGGAAGATTTGTCCGACGTGGTTTGGGATGTTGACGCCGTTGAGCCCGTGGTGGGACCGCCTGCCGAAGATGAAAGTCATATCACCTATTATGATGATGTGGAGCAGGTGGGTGTGCGTAAGTAG
- a CDS encoding alkaline phosphatase: protein MIRLLSTILLLNLLFIAPLWWRFSDISSHLLAWEALIIASLMLLLPRGKARLIAAVGLVSWVVLATATSLGTAATHMAFARPLNLYLDLPLLSAVYNLLEGNLGQFLAVCAMLAGAALLLAITAGLAWLLLPPASFAIKRLPRAVALALLVIATSGAALELKGMRLVDSARLPLVNITRFQWQQITATHAARSEFTAQLKDAPMQAQALPGLEGHNVLLTFIESYGISALNDPRYADVLLPTLAEMQQRLEARNLHVVSGMLEAPIRGGQSWLAHATTLSGRWIDNQLWYRLMLDSDHSTLIDDFRATGQRTLAVMPAITMAWPEGKIYGFDEIVAAKDIDYAGPALNWVTMPDQFTLDYTQKHLLGDSPVFAQQALISSHAPWTPILPVIEDWSLIEDGRIFTPWENAGDPPEVLWKDIERIRDHYAWSVDYAVKVTGRWAERVVDDKTLMIVLGDHQPAPLITGGNASAAVPVHIISADPALLAPFIARGFVPGTLPALEQAANAPRMSELRHWLQADFGEPVR from the coding sequence ATGATCCGATTATTATCAACGATACTGCTGCTCAATCTACTGTTTATTGCGCCGCTGTGGTGGCGTTTTAGTGATATCAGCTCACATCTGCTTGCTTGGGAAGCGTTGATCATCGCGTCTTTAATGCTGTTGCTGCCACGCGGCAAGGCGCGCCTCATCGCGGCAGTGGGATTGGTGAGCTGGGTGGTATTGGCCACCGCTACTAGCCTGGGAACCGCCGCGACGCATATGGCCTTTGCCCGGCCACTTAATCTCTATCTTGATTTACCTTTACTCAGCGCTGTTTATAACTTGCTGGAAGGTAATCTCGGGCAATTTTTGGCCGTGTGCGCAATGCTGGCCGGCGCCGCCTTATTGCTTGCTATTACCGCGGGCTTGGCATGGTTGCTACTGCCACCGGCATCTTTTGCTATTAAGCGCTTGCCCCGAGCGGTTGCATTAGCGCTGCTGGTTATTGCGACCAGCGGTGCCGCGCTTGAGCTTAAAGGTATGCGGTTAGTGGATAGCGCCCGCCTGCCGTTGGTCAACATCACGCGTTTTCAATGGCAGCAAATAACCGCTACCCATGCTGCTCGCAGTGAATTTACCGCACAGCTGAAAGATGCACCTATGCAGGCCCAGGCCTTACCAGGGCTTGAAGGACATAATGTGCTGCTGACTTTCATTGAGTCTTACGGCATCTCGGCGCTGAATGACCCGCGCTATGCTGACGTGCTGCTGCCCACTCTCGCCGAGATGCAGCAGCGTTTAGAAGCGCGAAATCTTCACGTTGTGTCAGGTATGTTAGAAGCCCCGATTCGCGGCGGGCAGTCGTGGCTGGCGCACGCGACCACGCTCAGCGGCCGGTGGATCGATAACCAGCTGTGGTATCGGCTTATGTTAGACAGCGACCACTCCACGTTGATTGATGATTTTCGTGCCACCGGGCAGCGTACGCTGGCCGTTATGCCCGCTATTACCATGGCGTGGCCGGAAGGCAAGATTTACGGTTTCGATGAAATAGTCGCTGCTAAAGATATCGACTACGCCGGTCCCGCCCTTAACTGGGTGACGATGCCCGATCAGTTCACCCTCGATTACACTCAAAAACACCTGTTAGGCGACTCGCCGGTGTTTGCACAGCAGGCGTTAATTTCGAGCCATGCGCCCTGGACACCGATACTGCCGGTCATTGAAGACTGGTCGTTAATCGAGGATGGCCGCATTTTTACACCGTGGGAAAACGCCGGCGATCCACCAGAAGTGCTGTGGAAAGACATCGAACGCATTCGCGATCACTATGCCTGGTCGGTGGACTACGCTGTAAAAGTCACCGGGCGCTGGGCGGAGCGGGTGGTTGACGATAAGACGCTGATGATCGTTCTTGGTGATCATCAGCCCGCGCCGTTAATTACCGGTGGTAATGCTAGTGCGGCGGTGCCGGTGCATATCATCAGTGCAGACCCAGCGCTTCTGGCACCGTTTATTGCCCGCGGGTTTGTACCCGGCACGCTGCCTGCGCTCGAACAGGCTGCCAATGCGCCCAGAATGAGCGAACTGCGTCACTGGCTACAGGCTGATTTCGGTGAGCCTGTTCGCTAA
- a CDS encoding creatininase family protein, whose translation MIYHWQALTSSQLADIAQRDPVAVLVLGAIEQHGTHLPLATDLTIGLGLQAAMLEQLDDSLNVICLPPISVGASDEHASFPGTLSLPAPLAIATLEAYGDSLAQTGIRRLVLLNSHGGNKAVMDIAGLTLRRRYAMRVVKATYTRLPPLEGAVAAEELRYGLHGGLLETAMMRHLAPSLVQLDDYQAAPTAAPQGNALVSAEGAAAFAWLAEDLSAQGVAGDATHASAELGERLVRHYASQLAMVVAETARLPPLAEQD comes from the coding sequence ATGATTTACCACTGGCAAGCGCTCACCTCTTCACAACTCGCCGATATCGCCCAGCGTGACCCGGTGGCGGTACTGGTGCTCGGTGCCATAGAACAGCACGGCACTCACCTGCCGTTAGCCACTGATCTCACTATTGGTCTAGGCCTTCAGGCGGCCATGTTGGAGCAGCTGGATGACTCGCTTAATGTCATTTGCCTACCGCCTATTTCCGTAGGCGCCAGTGACGAGCACGCAAGCTTTCCCGGCACGCTGAGCTTGCCCGCGCCGCTTGCCATTGCCACCTTGGAAGCCTACGGCGATAGCCTAGCCCAGACAGGCATTCGCCGCCTGGTGCTGCTAAACAGCCATGGCGGTAACAAAGCGGTGATGGACATCGCCGGGCTAACGCTGCGGCGGCGATATGCGATGCGTGTGGTAAAAGCGACCTATACGCGGCTACCTCCTCTTGAAGGTGCCGTTGCTGCTGAAGAACTACGCTATGGATTACACGGCGGGCTGCTGGAGACCGCCATGATGCGACACTTAGCCCCGTCGCTTGTACAGCTTGATGACTACCAAGCCGCCCCCACCGCGGCGCCACAGGGCAACGCACTCGTCAGTGCAGAAGGCGCCGCGGCGTTTGCATGGCTAGCGGAAGACTTAAGCGCCCAGGGCGTGGCAGGCGATGCCACTCACGCTAGCGCTGAATTAGGCGAGCGGTTAGTGCGTCACTACGCAAGCCAACTTGCCATGGTAGTAGCAGAAACCGCCCGGCTGCCGCCGCTAGCAGAGCAAGACTAA
- a CDS encoding DUF4870 family protein, with amino-acid sequence MRDNDNAPLEGEIVSEEQRHKPDTTMAMVIYALYLASFFLGFTSIVGLVIAYVYKGKGPAWLEEHYRYQIRTFWIGLVYGIVFSLLTFILIGFPLLLALGVWLIVRCVKGFKGLQEKRAPSNVDTWLL; translated from the coding sequence ATGCGTGATAATGACAATGCGCCGCTTGAAGGCGAAATCGTCAGCGAAGAGCAGCGCCATAAACCCGACACTACGATGGCGATGGTTATCTATGCGCTTTATCTGGCCAGTTTTTTTCTCGGCTTTACGTCGATTGTCGGGCTGGTCATCGCCTACGTGTATAAAGGCAAAGGCCCTGCCTGGCTAGAAGAACACTATCGCTACCAGATTCGCACCTTCTGGATAGGGCTAGTGTACGGCATCGTCTTTTCGCTACTGACCTTCATTCTGATCGGCTTCCCATTACTGTTGGCACTCGGCGTGTGGCTGATTGTCCGCTGCGTTAAAGGCTTTAAAGGGCTGCAAGAGAAGCGTGCACCCTCCAACGTAGACACTTGGCTGCTCTAA